From Argonema galeatum A003/A1:
AGGTGCAATTAGCGGCGGATGTCTGGAAGATGATGTTTGCGATCGGGCCAAGGAAGTCATCGCTACTGGTATACCCACAGTCGTTACCTACGACACTACCTCAGATGAGGATATTTTCTGGGGTTTGGGAATGGGTTGCAATGGCATCATCCAGGTATTAATTGAACCGCTTCAATCCCAGTTCAACATAGAACAATTAGCATTTTTATCTTGTTGTCTCCACTTGCGACAACGGGGAGTTATGGCAACTGTATTTCAGAGTAACATTACCAAGATTACCTCTGGCATCTTCTTAAATGAAAGCGGTACGCTAATCAATCAAGTTGAAGATGCAAAATTAGCTAAAAACATAATTGAAAATGCAAGAGAAGCACTTAAACATGGGAGAACATCGCAAATCAAATCATACCAATGGGAAAACACCGAAGCAGAAGTGTTGATTGAAGTAATTCACCCCCCCGTATCGCTGGTAGTTTTTGGTGCAGGTGACGATGCTATCCCCGTTGTGCGTTTGGCAAAAGAGTTAGGTTGGGATGTAACGATAATCGATCGCCGCGCTGCTTATGCCACATCAGCTCGCTTTCAAGAAGCAGATGCGATCGTAATCTGCCATCCAGAAGAGGTCCGATCGCACCTGACTCTAGATTGCCACACTGCTGCTGTGGTGATGACGCATAATTATTTGTGCGATCGCGACATCTTACAAACCCTGATTCCCTCTC
This genomic window contains:
- a CDS encoding XdhC family protein is translated as MNELQAIIDAFADIQRNHKNAVLATVVKVKGSAYRRPGARMLITEDGYRVGAISGGCLEDDVCDRAKEVIATGIPTVVTYDTTSDEDIFWGLGMGCNGIIQVLIEPLQSQFNIEQLAFLSCCLHLRQRGVMATVFQSNITKITSGIFLNESGTLINQVEDAKLAKNIIENAREALKHGRTSQIKSYQWENTEAEVLIEVIHPPVSLVVFGAGDDAIPVVRLAKELGWDVTIIDRRAAYATSARFQEADAIVICHPEEVRSHLTLDCHTAAVVMTHNYLCDRDILQTLIPSPLPYIGILGARNRTKKLLQDLQQIGFVLDSEQLNRLYAPVGLDLGAETPLEIALAIIAEIKAVMAERSGGFLRNRKAPIHVQKQYDRTSQILTISGSFGI